tccaccattcaatcatggctgatctatctctccctcctaaccccattctcctgccttctccccataacccctgacacccgtactaatcaagaatctatctatctctgccttaaaaatgaacaaggacttggcctccacagccttctgtggtcaaGTCTTAATAATCATCTTAACAATTCCAGTATTTCACTGACTCCCTGGTTAAACTTCCCCAAAACACTAAAGATGAACtgatctttatataactgaatggCTTATGTGCAGTGTTTCCACCAGCTTCCTCTCCATAATTTGCAAATATCCCGACTATACTCTCATTTAAAATACTTGAGTTCCCTAAAAGTTGCCCTAAAAGTGATCGACAATCTTTCTTTACGTTGGGTTTCGAATTGGGTAATTAAGTGGTGAAACCAATTTTCAAGTCTTCCAGCAAGAGATGCAGATGGGGGAAtaaactaaagacagacacaaaaatgctggagtaactcagcgggacaggcagcatcactggagagaaggagtgggtggcgtttcgggtcgggtcgggtcgggtcgggtcgggtcgggacccttcttcgcaaTCCCGactataccagcatctgcggctcaCTTTTTATTACGTGGACTAAACGGGGGTCGGCATCGAACTGTACCGACCGCCACACAACTGGAGATTAGTTTGGCAGCCCACTCTCCGCTCGCTTCACAGTGTTACATCGCTCTGCAACAAGAGGCCGTCTCAAAGAGTCGAAAGCCATTTTATAGTTCAAAAAGTCCGATGAATGTTTCTGACCCCCGCAGCAGAATGTGCTTGGGGTTTGACTTGATAAAAATCTTTGTTCCTTCACTCAGTCTGTAAGTGCTTCCGAAGAAAACTGTCTTGGAGCCTTTCTCTGCCACCTGCTGCGAATTCTGCACCATTTCCACGCCGTTAAAGTCCATGACAAACTTCACGTGGCTCCCACTTTCATCAAACATCACCTGAAAGTAGATGAAGTAGAAGCCAGCCTTTTTAATTTCCAGTGATTTGTCTTTGTACGCTGCGCAATCTCCAGTGAAGACTTGGCCAACGCTCGTCTCCCACGAAAGAACAACCTCCTCATCTTCAGCGTCCTGGTCTGTTAGACGTGCTGTTTCAACACAAACAAACATCCATATCAGTCGTCACATCTCCACATTGCTTTCACAATCTTTAAATGGGTTATTTATTTCATGTCGCTCACACTGTTACAGATTGCGTTCCtttatcctgcactcaaattcacttggaccatctcagacacctcccctcccctttcttgatctcacagtctccatcacaggagatagactatcgactgagttggatgaagggattaaaagtaccatgagcaaatctgcagatgacacaaagctgggtggtagtgtgaactgtgaggaagatgctatgaggttgcagggtgacttggacaggttgtgtgagtgggcagatgcatggcagatgcagtttaatgtggataagtgtgaggttatccactggtggtaagaataggaaggcatagtattatctgaatggtgtcaagt
The sequence above is a segment of the Rhinoraja longicauda isolate Sanriku21f chromosome 11, sRhiLon1.1, whole genome shotgun sequence genome. Coding sequences within it:
- the LOC144598161 gene encoding uncharacterized protein LOC144598161 is translated as MAEMALPLNNDRLPATGRANYLKASLLACSLLLIVTSVQVVMASYVSYHLLKGQLQCAADGETAKSLDNPPSQDANKCITRWTCARLTDQDAEDEEVVLSWETSVGQVFTGDCAAYKDKSLEIKKAGFYFIYFQVMFDESGSHVKFVMDFNGVEMVQNSQQVAEKGSKTVFFGSTYRLSEGTKIFIKSNPKHILLRGSETFIGLFEL